Proteins encoded together in one Anopheles darlingi chromosome 3, idAnoDarlMG_H_01, whole genome shotgun sequence window:
- the LOC125955984 gene encoding DNA-directed RNA polymerases I, II, and III subunit RPABC5 — protein MIIPVRCFTCGKVIGNKWEAYLGLLQAEYTEGDALDALGLKRYCCRRMLLGHVDLIEKLLNYAPLEK, from the exons ATGATTATTCCGGTGCGCTGTTTTACCTGCGGAAAGGTGATAGGCAACAAATGGGAAGCCTACTTGGGATTGCTCCAAGCCGAGTATACGGAAGG CGATGCCCTGGACGCGCTAGGACTTAAAAGGTACTGCTGCCGCCGAATGCTGCTCGGACATGTGGATCTCATCGAGAAACTACTGAATTACGCACCGCTGGAGAAGTAG
- the LOC125955948 gene encoding uncharacterized protein LOC125955948, with translation MDIADVTRICRLCVGDLCTPSTASINVLDFPDIQSLVKDHYSVEILPTDKCTTSICMGCYINLQKRHEFRLKYKSSKKRFRMNQLILRGQMEAFSKKTAPPVSESFSTDTTQDTAEVVLEDTGEVAMEVEEANESLEEPITEEQFEAQVAYSQEAQVTSASAVETEPQHTTREASDTAVAFDRSEDGIDELVASASLDLLRPVIVDCLKEPLYLEALKPVFLSKDLNYQLDYHCPKCFHVFSRKNSLVRHFKRNTCLRCCRYCREYINSPDNNHDCPPSRRFAAIAPQIWGKSRYRPDTSDSSFAVRESDTESEASTVDLPLAAIVETTRQK, from the exons ATGGATATAGCGGACGTTACACGGATCTGCCGTTTGTGCGTTGGTGATCTTTGTACGCCGTCCACGGCCAGTATTAATGTGTTGGACTTTCCGGATATTCAATCCCTCGTCAAGGATCACTACTCAGTAGAG ATACTTCCTACAGATAAATGCACTACGTCGATCTGCATGGGGTGCTACATCAACCTACAGAAAAGGCATGAGTTTCGGTTGAAGTACAAGAGCTCTAAAAAGCGATTTCGGATGAATCAACTGATACTGCGCGGTCAGATGGAAGCGTTTTCCAAAAAAACCGCCCCTCCGGTGTCGGAGTCCTTTTCGACAGACACGACGCAAGACACGGCGGAAGTCGTGTTGGAAGATACGGGGGAAGTCGCGATGGAAGTCGAGGAGGCCAATGAAAGTTTGGAGGAGCCCATCACCGAGGAACAGTTTGAAGCACAAGTAGCCTATTCTCAAGAAGCCCAAGTTACATCGGCGTCTGCTGTAGAAACCGAACCGCAGCACACAACTAGGGAAGCCAGTGACACAGCCGTCGCATTCGACCGAAGTGAAGATGGAATCGATGAGCTCGTGGCCAGCGCTAGCCTAGATCTCCTGCGTCCCGTGATCGTCGATTGTCTTAAAGAACCCCTGTACCTAGAGGCATTGAAACCTGTTTTTCTCTCGAAGGATCTTAACTATCAGTTGGATTATCATTGCCCCAAATGTTTTCATGTGTTCTCCAGAAAGAACTCTCTCGTCAGACATTTTAAAAGGAATACGTGTTTGCGCTGCTGCCGATACTGTAGGGAATATATTAACTCCCCCGACAATAATCACGATTGCCCACCTTCGCGCCGTTTTGCGGCTATTGCACCACAGATTTGGGGTAAATCCCGGTATCGCCCGGACACCAGCGACTCATCATTCGCTGTTCGGGAGAGTGATACGGAATCGGAAGCTTCAACCGTTGATCTACCGTTGGCTGCGATCGTTGAAACAACGCGTCAAAAATAG